A segment of the Necator americanus strain Aroian chromosome IV, whole genome shotgun sequence genome:
tggaaccatttatcttttgcgtcatgcacactaagttattgcccaccaatgaccgggtccaccgacgccgttggacccgtccccTTCAATAGGTACCCCTtacataggtatctggcgccgacgcacccgtcgcacccccttctataggtatctggcaccggtggagccgtcgcacaccttctatagctatctggcgccggcgcgccagtgcgacgccggtggacccgtcgcaccccctaacataggtatctggcgccggcacaccaatctgGAGCTGGTGGAATCGTCGCGCCCCCTTCTATCGatataaattcgaaaaagcgGGTGTAACGGGTCCAcccagcgtcggattggtgcgctggggtcaGATACCCGTAGAAGGGGCTGCGATGGGTCCCACagcatcggattggtgcacaATAACTTCGTATGGATGTCGCGAAAAGTAAGTTAGGCTTTGCAATCGTTTCACATCCATGGCCACTATACATCTTGTATTACACCTCTATATATCCTccacgtatctatttccttgctcgtttgcctcaacttggtagcatgccttcttcagaaagtggaaacaccgaCACAAATGGCTGCTTGAATAATatccaacagtttacatgatctgatgtggaacttatctttatcagtatgatgatatcgttcacttcattttatgtgaaacatcattctgtgataactgttggaggAAACAAGAGGGAAAGCAAGACAACAAGAGGGAGAGAAAGGGAGTATTGAATTCAAATTGCATCTATATTATTTCGGTATCCAAGGAATGTTTGAAGCTGAtagttgaatattctcaaatgtagaaatgacgggtctagaagaaaaactctgtaatgtttcgccttaatttgtaataaaaaaagagaaggaaagcgttgttaaaaaacacaaatctaactTTAcggaaaatgccactactattaacttcattgatcagtgaaggagagcgaagctaaaaccacacaaagtctgaagtccgggttcagccggacattcagactggtgatatataataatgcgcttagtccgtgtgtgtgtgtatgtatgtgtgtgtatgtatgtgtgtgtgtgtgtgcagtAGTCGACGTCGGATTGGCCAGGTATCCACAAAATttggtgcgatgggtccaccggcgtcgagttggtgtgccagcgccagatacctatagaagggggtgcgatcCCAGGGTGTTGGGTTGGTTCGCCGGTGTCGTAAAGCTATAAAATACGGTAAGGCGGGTCCCGCGGGTTCAAATTCCTGTGTCATGGCGTACAAGTATTGCGCAGTAGCTTCGTGTGCATGgcaaaaaagataaatgggacgttgcaaacgatctgatgtggaacgctatctttatcagtacgatgatgtcgtccacgtcatttcatgttaaaacattattctgcgATAACTGCTAGGGAAAAGCAAGAGGAAAACCAACACTTCGAGTAGTACTTTCAAATCGTGTCTACACTGTGTTGGGAAAGAAGGCGTGTTTGTAGTTAAAGTTTGAATACCCTccaagtgtagaactgacgcgtttggaaagaaaacgatAAAACCTTCCGCCTttgtttataataaaaaagagaaaaagagaaagaaagcatTGTTAGAACAACAGATatctaatttcagagaattacagagagaaagagaataaatcagCTACTATTAATTTCCTCCACagcggtttaccgcctcatagtggcgtggaggtgacacacGTCGAACTGccatgcacagcggaggttcgtcctccagcagggtctcccaagctgagaaggagttcgacacatccgacattccgacttctatcgaatcggaagcctagctaagagtaaaccagtgctaagattcaccaccgtcttggcaaaatgtcgcaaggtggttccctgatccatataggttgggcgacgacctgtggtgaaagctaagctcgccgtggcatggctgcttagtttggggaaaagtcttttttacCACTCCAGCATATCCACTGTCTCAGTACCATGCACGCTGGACCCTGatgtctcagacgtcggacggtatggcgaccggtgagaggcgatcaaatctcggGTCGCTCAGGAAGTCactgattctggaccaaggcgacacacgcacgactcgccatggagactcaGACTCTGTACTTACAAcacgagaacagtgtccacagacgctgacctgcatgcccttttCGGAGCTGCAGAGGGTATCAAATTTTACGTGATTgttctgcaggagaccaagtgtagaaagagcgacgtacgacagatgaatgaaagTACACttgtcattcgtggagagaaggttccgtcgcgaaatgtaggcggtgttggttttgttgtgcacccatatgttgtccatctcgtcgattctcacgagatcctgtcacctcgtctggccattcttcgcctccgccctctgcgccaaaaacccatcagtatcatcaactgctactcaccaagatcagcagctgatgaatccgaattggacacgttttacgaggagctggaggaggTAATCCACAACGGGAAGTCCTTCGCTGTCTTGTTGTCTagaaattcgttgtcggagacttcaacgcaaaactaggaaaggccacagaagaggaatacaggattggaagatttggactagaagaccggaatgaaaatggcaatcgtctcgccggactgttgtccgccgctcgcctctttcatgggaactctcttttcatgaaaaaagatcatcgtcggtggacatagGAATCGctcaatggcgcgactcgtgcggagatcgaccacatactcacgaaccggaggtggtgtctacttgacgtctcagtagtaccatccttttgtagtggctctgatcaccgtctccttcgtgcgaaaatacgacttagccacacgatggaaaagaacatctgctatcgacaacgaagaagaaaagaagttgtctacgacgattgcgtactcgaggattCCTTGttccaaggtgactggcacatcgaggaggatccaaacgtggactacgaggcgctgctcagaggattacgagtctgtgctgaacgtgcctcgaagccgcgcatgacaaacttggatcgaatttcggagaccaccaaggaattgttggaaagaagaagggctctGAGGcatgatccgaatgcatcgcacattgagcagttagtagcaaacactagctgcagagaagcgttgcaggaggatcttttgaagtacaggcagaagaagattctggaagcagcacaaagaagaactaaagaagtgccgcatcGTTcccttttcgag
Coding sequences within it:
- a CDS encoding hypothetical protein (NECATOR_CHRIV.G15305.T1), which translates into the protein MNESTLVIRGEKVPSRNVGGVGFVVHPYVVHLVDSHEILSPRLAILRLRPLRQKPISIINCYSPRSAADESELDTFYEELEEVIHNGKSFAVLLSRNSLSETSTQN
- a CDS encoding hypothetical protein (NECATOR_CHRIV.G15305.T2), translating into MNESTLVIRGEKVPSRNVGGVGFVVHPYVVHLVDSHEILSPRLAILRLRPLRQKPISIINCYSPRSAADESELDTFYEELEEKFVVGDFNAKLGKATEEEYRIGRFGLEDRNENGNRLAGLLSAARLFHGNSLFMKKDHRRGSDHRLLRAKIRLSHTMEKNICYRQRRRKEVVYDDCVLEDSLFQGDWHIEEDPNVDYEALLRGLRVCAERASKPRMTNLDRISETTKELLERRRALRHDPNASHIEQLVANTSCREALQEDLLKYRQKKILEAAQRRTKEVPHRSLFEQYQ
- a CDS encoding hypothetical protein (NECATOR_CHRIV.G15306.T1) — its product is MEKNICYRQRRRKEVVYDDCVLEDSLFQGDWHIEEDPNVDYEALLRGLRVCAERASKPRMTNLDRISETTKELLERRRALRHDPNASHIEQLVANTSCREALQEDLLKYRQKKILEAAQRRTKEVPHRSLFEQYQ